The genomic window TTTTGGATTCTTAAATCTACTGTACAGTGTATTAAGTGTACTATCTGTCGTAGTACACTTAGAGTATAGCACAGCTTTTTCTGTTTGTCAATACCCTGAAATATATTTTTTCAAAAAAAACAGCACCGCACAAAACCTGTACGATGCTTTATCTACACTATATCATTCACGCCAAGATGAACTATGCTCTCTTTAAGCTCAGCTGTACTCAGCCCCTTCTGCTCACAGGCTGCGAGCGAGTATCTGTCAAAGTGCAGATATGCCCCCGGGAAACCCTCTGCCGAAGTGTCGGCTGTCTTCATGTCGGCAGCTATACCTGTGCCGAGCATTTTGAGGTATGCTTCTTTCATGCACCATATCCCCCGGAATGTCAGCTCCGGGTCGGCAGATGAGTTGATAAGCTCTGTCTCCTGCTGAGTGCATACACGCTTTATCACATTGTTCCTGAGCCTGACCGGGTGCTGGATATCTGCTCCGACCTCACTGTCTGAAAGCGCACATATACAGCCCTCTAAGCAATGGCTTATGTTGAAAAACACACCCGGCACATCTGCAAGATAAGGCTTGCCGTTGTCTTTCACAGCCATGGAAAAGCTCTCTATGCCGTATTCCGCAAAAAGGCCGTATCCAAGCAGCCTGTAGGAGACAGCACACAGAACGCTGTCACTTATATTCTTATATCTTAACGCCTTTTGCCGCCTGTGCGCGGGCAGCATGGCAAGAAGTCTTTCATAAAGCCCGCCTGTTATTTTCTCAGGCTCGTCAAAAAGATATATACGCATATTTATCACCCAAGCTATATTATACCATATCCTGCGGATTTTGCAAGGGCTTTACAAATCATGATAAATGTGATATAGTTATGTAAATATGACGGAGGAGATGATGAGATGACCGACAAGAACAACCTGCCTGAGGAGCTTTACGGTGTGCTTGCAGAGCTTCTAAACCGAAAGAGCAATATCGCTATCCTTGACAGCATAAGGGGCGAATACGGCGTGCTCAACTGTCTTTACGGCCAGGAGGAAGGCGCTTCTGCCGGCGAGCTGTGCGAGAAGCTGCACGTCGTTCCGGGAAGGATAGCTGACATATTAAAGCAGCTCGAAAAAAAGGAGCTTATCCTCAGGCGCAAGGACGACAACGACCGCCGTGTAGTCAGAGCGACAATAACCGACAAGGGCAGGCAGATGCTTGAAGCCAAGCGTGAGCTGATACACAAGGAATACAAGGGAATGTTCGATATCCTCGGCGAGAAGGACGTAAGAGAGCTTATCCGCCTGCTTCGCATAGTTTTGGCCTACTACCCCGAGTATAACGAAACTGACGAAACAAAAACCGAAACGGATTAAATCATATAAAAAGTTTAACCTCCCAACTTTTATAATTGTTGATAAAGTCAATTGATTTTATCAAGTGATTGGTATATAATAAAAGCATAAGAGATGCTTCGCATTACGAAATAAAGTGCCTTTGCATAAAATTTGTTCGTATTGCGAAATAAATGTCAGATCATGAAAAAACACGGAGGTCAACTGATATGCTCAAAAACATCGGCGGGATAGAATATGACTGCTATCCACTAACATCAGCACAGCTATTAAACCTCTCGCTCATCAAGGCAGGCGCTACGGGTGAAGTCGAGAACATCGGATGCGGCAACTATCTTCAAATAGACATGAACATTGCTGCACTGCGTGAAGCGCTCAACCGTGCAGTCGAAAGATGCGAGTCCATGAGGCTCAGGATATGGAGAGACCCTGATACAGGCGAGGAATGGCAGTATGTTGTCCCCTATCAGAACGAGTATTTCGAGTATTATGATTTCTCGGCATGGAACGAGGACAAGGTACACGACGTGCTCAACAAGTGGACATCGCAGCCCTTTGACCTCTACGGCGGCAAGCTGTCAAGAATAGTTATCGTAACTCTGCCTAACGGCTTTAACGGCTTCTACTTCAACGTTCACCACGCCTGCATGGATTCAAGCTCGGTGATAGCTTTCACAAGAGACGTTATCGAGATATACTGCTCGCTC from Ruminococcus sp. NK3A76 includes these protein-coding regions:
- a CDS encoding 4'-phosphopantetheinyl transferase superfamily protein, translating into MRIYLFDEPEKITGGLYERLLAMLPAHRRQKALRYKNISDSVLCAVSYRLLGYGLFAEYGIESFSMAVKDNGKPYLADVPGVFFNISHCLEGCICALSDSEVGADIQHPVRLRNNVIKRVCTQQETELINSSADPELTFRGIWCMKEAYLKMLGTGIAADMKTADTSAEGFPGAYLHFDRYSLAACEQKGLSTAELKESIVHLGVNDIV
- a CDS encoding MarR family transcriptional regulator, translating into MTDKNNLPEELYGVLAELLNRKSNIAILDSIRGEYGVLNCLYGQEEGASAGELCEKLHVVPGRIADILKQLEKKELILRRKDDNDRRVVRATITDKGRQMLEAKRELIHKEYKGMFDILGEKDVRELIRLLRIVLAYYPEYNETDETKTETD